The Clarias gariepinus isolate MV-2021 ecotype Netherlands chromosome 7, CGAR_prim_01v2, whole genome shotgun sequence genome includes a window with the following:
- the LOC128528209 gene encoding extracellular calcium-sensing receptor-like — protein sequence MRQCQIKVGQAAEAALCRSGNLSPIGSAELSSEPGGRCSTGLASQSGDGDGTGSFLWTRLMRQHRIIFNLRGLRFAQTMTFAIDEINKNNYLLPNILIGYKIYDNCGSGLLSMRAAMALMNGVDVTAAAACSGQAVVKAIIGEAQSTPTIALTKTTGPFRIPVISHGATCECLSNRKEYHSFFRTIASDYYQSRALAYLVKHFGWSWVGAVNSNNDYGNNGMAIFLNAAKEEGICVEYSEKFDGSDTAKIMKVANIIKRGTARVIIVFLAHFDMNILIDQLIQMNVTGYQMIGVEAWITAVNLVTPASYNILAGSIGFDVGKLNINSFADYVVNEFWETAVPCLQMKENISQTEENCDNYKHMIPFKNYNDDISELRYAKNIYNAVYAVAHSLHRLLRCKENQNCEKKETIQPWQVIEDLQKVNFTTKLKEQVWFDNTGAVAAKYDVVNWQRGINGEVQFKAVGYYDASLPSGKQFVLNTEDIVWAGEKREPRSVCSESCPPGTRKAAQKGRPVCCYDCIPCAEGEISNQTDSNNCEQCPGEYWSNAGRDKCVLKVIEFLSMTEVMGIMLVFFSLFGAVLTVLVAVLFLIEKDTAIVKANNSELSFLLLFSLTLCFLCSLTFIGRPSEWSCMLRHTTFGITFVLCISCILGKTVVVLMAFRATIPGSNVIKWFGPLQQRFTVLTFTCIQALICVLWLTVSPPFSYKNMNYYKEKIILECNLGSAIGFWAVLGYIGVLAFLCFILAFLARKLPDNFNEAKCITFSILIFCAVWITFIPAYISSPGKFTVAIEIFAILASSFALLFCIFTPKCYIILFKPKLNTKRNVMGKMSSKSLY from the exons atttaaCCTTAGAGGATTACGCTTTGCACAGACCATGACGTTTGCAATTGATGAAATCAACAAAAACAACTACTTGCTCCCAAATATCTTAATTGGTTACAAGATTTATGACAATTGTGGCTCAGGATTGTTAAGTATGAGAGCAGCCATGGCTTTGATGAATGGTGTGGACGTTACAGCAGCTGCTGCCTGCTCTGGACAAGCAGTTGTAAAAGCCATTATAGGGGAAGCACAGTCTACTCCCACTATAGCACTCACAAAAACTACAGGACCATTTAGGATCCCAGTG ATTAGTCATGGTGCCACATGTGAATGTTTAAGCAACAGAAAAGAGTATCACTCCTTCTTCAGGACCATAGCAAGTGACTACTATCAAAGTAGAGCACTGGCATATTTGGTCAAGCACTTTGGGTGGTCTTGGGTAGGAGCTGTGAATAGTAATAATGACTatggcaacaatggaatggccatttttttaaatgcagccaAAGAGGAGGGAATATGTGTTGAGTACTCTGAGAAATTTGATGGGTCAGATACTGCAAAAATTATGAAAGTGGCCAATATTATTAAAAGAGGCACAGCAAGAGTAATTATTGTATTTCTTGCCCACTTTGACATGAACATTCTAATAGACCAGCTTATTCAAATGAATGTCACTGGCTACCAGATGATTGGTGTTGAAGCATGGATTACTGCTGTCAATCTAGTAACCCCAGCAAGTTACAACATATTGGCTGGATCCATTGGTTTTGATGTGGGGAAATTGAACATTAATAGTTTTGCTGACTATGTTGTAAATGAATTTTGGGAAACAGCAGTCCCTTGCTTGCAAATGAAGGAAAACATTTCTCAAACGGAAGAAAATTGTGATAATTATAAACATATGATCCCTTTTAAGAACTACAATGATGATATATCAGAATTGAGATATGCAAAGAACATTTACAATGCAGTTTATGCTGTTGCCCATTCTCTACACAGACTGTTGAGATGCAAAGAAAACCAAAattgtgagaaaaaagaaacaatacaaCCATGGCAG GTTATTGAAGATCTACAAAAGGTAAATTTtacaacaaaattaaaagaacaaGTGTGGTTTGACAATACCGGGGCAGTGGCTGCAAAATACGATGTGGTAAACTGGCAACGAGGGATCAATGGAGAAGTGCAATTTAAAGCTGTGGGGTATTATGATGCCTCTTTACCAAGTGGGAAACAGTTTGTCCTAAACACTGAAGACATAGTGTGGGCTGGAGAGAAGAGAGAG CCAAGGTCTGTGTGCAGTGAGAGCTGTCCTCCAGGAACCAGGAAAGCTGCGCAGAAAGGAAGGCCTGTCTGCTGCTATGACTGTATACCATGTGCAGAGGGAGAGATCAGTAACCAGACAG attccaATAACTGTGAGCAGTGTCCAGGAGAATATTGGTCTAATGCTGGTAGAGATAAATGTGTGTTAAAGGTCATAGAGTTTCTTTCAATGACAGAGGTTATGGGAATAATgctagtgtttttttctttgtttggagCTGTTCTAACTGTGTTAGTAgctgttttatttctaatagAAAAAGACACTGCCATTGTTAAGGCCAACAACTCAGAGCTGAGCTTCCTGCTCCTGTTCTCCCTGACTCTGTGCTTCCTCTGTTCACTTACTTTCATTGGTCGGCCTTCCGAGTGGTCCTGTATGCTGCGCCACACAACGTTTGGGATCACATTTGTCCTCTGTATCTCCTGTATTTTGGGAAAAACAGTAGTTGTGCTAATGGCCTTCAGGGCTACAATTCCAGGCAGTAATGTCATTAAATGGTTTGGGCCTCTACAGCAGAGATTTACTGTTCTTACTTTCACTTGTATACAGGCCCTTATTTGTGTGCTGTGGTTAACAGTTTCTCCTCCTTTCTCATACAAGAACATGAACTACTACAAGGAAAAAATCATACTGGAATGTAACTTGGGCTCAGCTATAGGTTTTTGGGCTGTGCTGGGGTACATAGGGGTTCTGGCTTTCTTGTGCTTTATTTTGGCTTTTCTAGCTAGAAAGCTGCCAGATAATTTTAATGAAGCTAAATGTATCACATTTAGCATACTTATATTTTGTGCTGTGTGGATCACCTTTATCCCTGCTTATATCAGCTCTCCTGGAAAATTTACTGTAGCTATAGAGATATTTGCTATTTTAGCTTCCAGTTTTGCTTTACTATTCTGTATATTTACACctaaatgttatattattttgtttaaacctaaactaaacacaaagagaaatgTCATGGGTAAGATGTCATCTAAAtcactttattaa